In Vibrio celticus, one genomic interval encodes:
- a CDS encoding EAL domain-containing protein, with translation MTIVTSKKRPTVGIVLPMLSGFYMGELNATLRRLAKNHKVNLIFIRSGERRDFKLPIYFNHLDALVVVLHAATVKLIEEAINANIPVISIGASYAPLPVEQYYSVQSDGVTKLYEWLQSQGHEEIGFCGDLTVNDIRSRFKAYQRTVIDHKGSFNQRHFFRVSNCSLSGGREAAIEFIQRKSKCTAVICATDHNAVGMMEQLSHSNISVPDDVAIVGIDNIFVGQQFNPKLTTVDQQLELLATQVFHRVLERISGKPFNNANNSVPQKLIVHQSCGNTNPDLEHKEDINSTRQILLNVQGRSPAEIFENFYSQAQGGFDSIRDAQSLYGNNLDWACLAECNSEQYTIRKWVEKGMTQPTTLPQQTDIQDDIRNFPFFERYDHFVASILPINSGQEDHWKLVAVVDSLQDHQDIGTQSVFNNYLDMLALFIERDELINTSNNRQKNSQQLLQQLKVVSNSSNDGIWDWDLLTNTLVWNSRLTKMIGCQDTFSDRKLGCDHLFQYIHSEDLELLESAIHNHLNEEVPFKCEFRMKTQHRGYIWVHANGSAVHNAEGQAVRFIGSMTDVTQEREDAEKIQHMAYYDALTGIANRRKIMESIAQHIVKRPNQKRAVMLMDLNRFKIINDSFGHHVGDALLCHVTKHIQNVLSSEHLVARLGGDEFLFLCDVSSEADINALATQILNAVQNPLIVDDIEIISQGSLGIAMYPYDGVSAEELIKQADIAMYQAKKLGGQSYLNFQRSMAKETENIIEIEHQLSRAIAQQEIKVHYQPQYCGQDEKITAVEALARWESPTLGDVPPDQFIEVAESAGLISKLGECIIHRVCKDVEGSEWLQTMSHISINISAKQLIQPHFAQEIIRTIRQYQLPLTLFCIEITESAAIVDYELCINSLKELHDVGISISLDDFGTGFSSLSLLKQLPLSEVKIDRSFISDITQGQTNLDFVNTMIMMGKSLGYRVVAEGVETADHNQRLNGLGIDLLQGYYFSKPRPLSELESEVAIKLTRA, from the coding sequence ATGACTATTGTTACATCTAAAAAACGTCCTACCGTTGGCATTGTGCTGCCTATGCTCAGTGGCTTCTACATGGGCGAGCTAAATGCAACCCTTAGAAGGCTTGCGAAAAACCATAAAGTCAATCTGATCTTCATCCGCTCGGGTGAGCGAAGAGATTTTAAACTTCCTATATATTTTAATCATCTCGATGCCCTTGTGGTCGTTCTCCATGCAGCGACAGTAAAGTTGATCGAAGAAGCTATAAACGCAAACATTCCAGTCATTTCTATTGGAGCAAGCTATGCGCCGCTGCCCGTTGAGCAGTATTATAGTGTGCAAAGCGATGGTGTCACTAAGCTCTATGAATGGTTACAAAGTCAAGGACACGAAGAAATCGGCTTTTGTGGCGATCTCACTGTTAATGATATCAGGTCTCGCTTCAAAGCATATCAACGCACGGTGATTGATCATAAAGGCTCATTCAACCAACGCCATTTCTTCCGCGTGTCGAATTGTTCTCTATCTGGGGGACGAGAAGCCGCAATAGAATTTATACAGCGTAAATCCAAATGCACTGCGGTTATCTGCGCAACTGACCACAATGCTGTAGGTATGATGGAGCAACTGTCTCACAGCAATATCTCGGTACCTGACGATGTCGCCATCGTAGGCATTGATAATATTTTCGTCGGTCAACAATTCAATCCCAAGTTAACAACAGTAGACCAACAGCTTGAGCTTCTAGCGACGCAAGTATTTCACCGCGTGTTGGAACGTATTTCTGGGAAGCCTTTTAATAATGCCAATAATAGTGTCCCGCAAAAGCTCATCGTTCATCAGTCTTGCGGTAACACAAACCCAGATCTCGAACATAAAGAAGATATCAACTCGACTCGCCAAATCCTCTTAAATGTGCAAGGGCGTTCTCCCGCTGAGATATTCGAAAATTTCTATTCACAAGCACAAGGAGGTTTTGACTCAATTAGAGATGCTCAAAGCCTTTACGGAAACAATCTTGACTGGGCCTGTCTCGCTGAGTGTAATTCGGAGCAATACACTATTAGGAAATGGGTAGAAAAAGGCATGACTCAGCCAACTACCCTACCGCAACAAACAGATATTCAAGACGATATTCGCAATTTCCCATTTTTCGAACGCTATGATCATTTCGTTGCTTCCATTCTTCCTATCAACTCAGGGCAAGAAGATCACTGGAAGCTCGTCGCTGTTGTTGATTCATTGCAAGATCACCAAGATATCGGTACACAATCGGTATTCAACAATTATTTAGATATGCTCGCACTGTTCATCGAGCGCGACGAGCTTATCAATACAAGTAACAATCGTCAGAAGAACTCCCAACAGTTGTTGCAACAGCTCAAAGTAGTATCTAACAGCTCAAACGATGGTATCTGGGATTGGGACTTACTAACCAATACTCTTGTCTGGAACAGTCGGTTAACCAAAATGATTGGCTGTCAAGATACCTTTTCTGATCGTAAGTTAGGATGTGACCATCTGTTCCAATATATACACTCAGAAGACTTAGAACTTCTCGAGTCCGCCATTCATAACCACTTAAACGAAGAAGTACCGTTCAAATGTGAATTCAGGATGAAGACGCAACATCGCGGATATATCTGGGTTCATGCCAATGGCTCAGCGGTTCATAATGCAGAAGGGCAGGCTGTGCGCTTCATTGGCTCAATGACGGATGTAACTCAAGAGCGAGAAGATGCGGAAAAGATTCAACACATGGCGTATTATGATGCGCTTACTGGCATCGCTAATCGCCGGAAAATAATGGAAAGCATCGCGCAACACATTGTGAAACGACCTAACCAAAAACGCGCGGTCATGTTGATGGATCTTAACCGTTTTAAGATTATCAACGACTCTTTTGGTCATCACGTCGGTGATGCACTTCTTTGCCACGTGACCAAACATATTCAGAACGTGCTATCAAGTGAACACCTTGTCGCACGTTTGGGAGGTGACGAATTCTTGTTTTTGTGTGATGTCAGTTCCGAAGCAGACATCAACGCACTCGCCACGCAGATTTTAAATGCCGTTCAAAACCCATTGATCGTTGATGATATTGAGATTATCAGCCAAGGAAGCCTAGGCATCGCTATGTATCCTTATGATGGCGTAAGTGCCGAAGAATTAATTAAGCAGGCCGACATTGCCATGTATCAAGCTAAAAAGCTGGGAGGACAAAGCTATCTCAACTTTCAAAGGTCAATGGCAAAAGAGACGGAAAACATAATCGAAATAGAGCACCAACTCAGTCGTGCCATCGCTCAACAAGAAATAAAGGTGCACTACCAACCTCAATATTGTGGGCAAGATGAAAAGATTACTGCTGTTGAAGCACTAGCAAGATGGGAATCTCCAACATTGGGGGATGTCCCTCCTGACCAGTTTATCGAGGTTGCTGAATCAGCTGGCCTAATCAGCAAGCTTGGTGAATGTATCATTCATCGAGTTTGTAAGGATGTTGAAGGATCTGAATGGCTACAAACCATGAGCCATATTTCCATTAATATCAGTGCAAAACAGCTGATACAGCCTCACTTCGCTCAAGAAATCATTCGAACTATTCGCCAATACCAGCTTCCTTTGACGTTATTCTGTATTGAGATAACCGAATCAGCAGCAATTGTCGATTACGAGTTATGCATAAACTCACTTAAAGAACTACACGATGTAGGCATTTCTATCTCTCTTGACGATTTTGGAACGGGATTCTCTTCTCTATCTCTACTAAAGCAACTTCCACTAAGTGAAGTAAAGATCGACCGTTCATTTATCTCTGACATAACTCAAGGGCAGACCAACTTAGACTTCGTCAACACTATGATCATGATGGGTAAAAGCTTGGGCTATCGTGTTGTAGCTGAAGGGGTGGAAACTGCTGATCATAACCAACGCCTAAACGGACTGGGGATAGATCTGCTGCAAGGTTATTACTTCAGTAAACCTCGACCATTAAGTGAACTGGAATCAGAAGTGGCTATCAAATTGACTAGAGCTTAA
- a CDS encoding Dabb family protein, whose protein sequence is MTQKETGMIRHILLIKFKENAEASEVQKLKMLFEAMPNKVEGVTSVEWGLNDSPENKNQGYTHSVLMTFADEEGRQNYLPHPEHDALKDVFRPLLEDIIVFDYSL, encoded by the coding sequence ATGACTCAAAAAGAAACGGGAATGATTCGTCATATTCTACTGATTAAGTTTAAAGAAAACGCTGAGGCTTCAGAGGTTCAAAAACTAAAGATGCTGTTTGAAGCGATGCCAAACAAGGTTGAAGGGGTCACTTCAGTAGAATGGGGATTAAATGACAGCCCTGAAAACAAGAATCAAGGTTATACCCACTCGGTGTTAATGACGTTCGCCGATGAAGAAGGCCGCCAGAATTACCTTCCGCACCCTGAGCATGATGCGCTGAAAGATGTGTTTCGTCCGCTTTTAGAAGACATCATTGTGTTTGATTACTCCCTGTAA
- a CDS encoding LysR family transcriptional regulator: protein MDINLDIQNILVIKRMYELRNVGLVAESLGKTSGAISKNLSKLKLQLDDPLFIQTKHGFEPTTFVETNIENFEQILSSVEAIKHQVFSPETYQGDIKIYANTLFWERFGSKLYFALSKEAPHAHYSFVRWGSNVRNRLIDGEESIAVHYFDETLPQSISQMEFGKGKVVFFVREDHPAKDFESLANYPIILFKTPGWNDNKYPILDRLRNIGFHVNPRVEVDHPAMIHDVVFKSDYFGITLNGSVPEGCRSIDLPEKLTIDVGYVMSCRRSQKDAPLNQWLFQMLKSTLKNKQA, encoded by the coding sequence GTGGACATCAATCTAGACATACAAAATATCCTCGTCATCAAGCGTATGTATGAACTTCGCAATGTTGGACTGGTTGCTGAGTCGCTAGGAAAAACATCAGGGGCGATCAGCAAGAACCTCTCGAAGTTAAAATTGCAGCTCGACGATCCACTGTTCATTCAAACCAAACACGGGTTTGAACCCACGACTTTTGTTGAAACCAACATCGAAAATTTTGAGCAGATCTTGAGCAGCGTTGAAGCCATTAAACACCAAGTATTTTCGCCAGAAACTTACCAAGGTGATATCAAAATCTACGCGAATACACTGTTCTGGGAGCGCTTTGGCTCGAAGCTCTACTTTGCTCTGAGTAAAGAAGCTCCGCATGCTCACTACTCATTCGTTCGGTGGGGAAGCAATGTGAGGAACAGGCTCATCGACGGCGAAGAATCCATTGCAGTTCATTACTTTGATGAAACCTTGCCGCAGTCAATTTCTCAAATGGAATTCGGCAAAGGAAAAGTGGTGTTCTTCGTGAGAGAGGATCATCCAGCGAAAGACTTTGAGTCACTCGCCAACTACCCAATCATTCTATTTAAAACCCCGGGATGGAATGACAATAAATACCCGATCCTTGATCGCCTTAGAAATATCGGATTTCACGTAAACCCAAGAGTGGAAGTCGATCACCCTGCGATGATTCACGATGTTGTGTTCAAATCCGACTATTTTGGTATCACCCTCAATGGCAGCGTACCAGAAGGCTGTCGTAGTATTGATTTACCCGAAAAACTGACGATCGATGTGGGTTATGTGATGAGCTGCCGTCGTTCACAGAAAGATGCGCCTTTGAATCAGTGGCTATTCCAAATGCTAAAGTCTACGCTGAAAAACAAGCAAGCATAG
- the tnaA gene encoding tryptophanase, protein MENFKHLPEPFRIRVVEPVKRTTRVYREQAIVEAGMNPFLLDSDDVFIDLLTDSGTGSITQRMQAAMLMGDEAYSGSRSYYALSNAVKDIFGYELTIPTHQGRGAEQIYIPVLIKKREIEKGLDRSKMVALSNYFFDTTQGHTQVNCCVAKNVYTKEAFDTSVNADFKGNFDVVKLEEAILEAGAANVPYIVSTITCNSAGGQPVSIANLKAVYEIAQKYDIPVIMDSARYAENAYFIQQREAGYQDWTIEQITRESYKYADGLAMSAKKDAMVQMGGLLCFKDDSFMDVYTECRTLCVVQEGFPTYGGLEGGAMERLAVGLYDGMRQDWLEYRIGQVQYLVDGLEAIGIVCQQAGGHAAFVDAGKLLPHIPAGQFPAHALACELYKVAGIRAVEIGSLLQGRDPATGEQHPCPAELLRLTIPRATYTQTHMDFIIEAFEKVKENASKVKGLDFTYEPPVLRHFTARLKEVETVEKQTEKKDEQTLEEAF, encoded by the coding sequence ATGGAAAACTTCAAACATCTACCAGAACCGTTTCGTATTCGCGTTGTCGAGCCAGTAAAGAGAACAACTCGCGTCTATCGTGAACAAGCCATTGTCGAAGCGGGCATGAACCCATTTTTGCTCGACAGTGATGATGTGTTTATCGACTTACTGACAGACAGCGGAACAGGATCTATCACTCAGCGTATGCAAGCTGCGATGTTAATGGGTGATGAAGCTTACAGCGGTAGCCGCAGTTACTACGCATTGTCGAATGCGGTGAAAGATATCTTTGGTTACGAGTTGACGATTCCAACCCACCAAGGACGCGGTGCAGAGCAGATCTACATTCCGGTTCTTATCAAGAAACGTGAAATAGAGAAAGGGCTCGACCGAAGCAAAATGGTCGCGTTGTCGAACTACTTCTTCGATACAACACAAGGTCACACCCAAGTGAATTGCTGCGTGGCGAAGAACGTTTATACCAAAGAAGCGTTTGATACCTCAGTGAACGCGGATTTCAAAGGCAATTTCGATGTGGTGAAGCTGGAAGAAGCGATCTTAGAAGCGGGCGCGGCCAATGTTCCTTACATTGTGAGTACCATTACTTGTAACTCTGCTGGTGGACAGCCAGTGTCTATCGCCAATCTAAAAGCCGTGTATGAAATAGCACAGAAATACGATATTCCAGTGATCATGGACTCTGCACGCTACGCTGAAAATGCTTACTTCATTCAGCAGCGTGAAGCCGGTTATCAAGATTGGACTATCGAACAAATCACTCGTGAGTCCTACAAATACGCGGATGGTTTGGCCATGTCGGCCAAGAAAGATGCGATGGTACAAATGGGTGGTTTGTTGTGCTTTAAAGACGACTCTTTCATGGATGTGTACACAGAGTGTCGAACTCTGTGTGTCGTTCAAGAGGGCTTCCCAACCTATGGTGGCTTAGAGGGCGGTGCAATGGAACGCCTTGCGGTTGGCCTTTATGACGGTATGCGTCAAGACTGGTTGGAATATCGTATTGGTCAGGTTCAGTACTTAGTCGATGGCTTAGAAGCGATAGGTATCGTGTGCCAACAAGCGGGTGGTCATGCTGCGTTTGTTGACGCGGGTAAACTGCTTCCTCATATTCCAGCGGGTCAGTTCCCAGCACATGCTTTGGCGTGCGAGCTGTACAAAGTGGCAGGTATCAGAGCTGTTGAAATTGGTTCCTTGCTGCAAGGACGCGACCCTGCCACGGGCGAGCAACATCCATGCCCTGCAGAGTTACTGCGCCTTACTATTCCACGCGCGACGTACACACAAACACACATGGACTTCATCATCGAAGCGTTCGAAAAAGTGAAAGAGAACGCAAGCAAAGTGAAAGGGCTCGATTTTACTTACGAACCGCCAGTGTTAAGACATTTCACTGCGCGCTTGAAAGAGGTTGAAACCGTTGAAAAACAGACAGAAAAAAAGGATGAACAAACGCTCGAAGAAGCATTTTAA
- a CDS encoding GTPase family protein — protein MKKIRNLFRLLAVLSSGRWGIALISAIFPSIIMMGFGVFLAIKYGYLLEMSIAIAVSTLVFTIPLFISSRSSRDSSSRSSSTEPFSNKESDGLSEDASESESQHNKADINDALVKASADWSQKELSIWNDSKHHVRQQLMVDIEWGNLDQTGLEVLEFVAKKFDKKSLDFSIPEGLKLFEEVSRRYKVVVREHIPGIEYLKVSYIKAGYEAYDKYGELGQKIVKAAIWGNHLKNLYLNPLKVISDLGREQATASMTRGVVDDMQYAAKQALLDEVAAVAIDLYSGRFSIEDEALKASDVSELDEQRFAPELEPVRIVLVGQTSSGKSSLINALKQELVAEVDVLPSTDTSTVYNAFVDDNDVRVVDLQGLDGNPKTEALMLKEMTQADVVLWVLKANQSARDLDKQLKDRFDAFYDDPKNISRKKPIVVSVVNQVDRLKPVDDWQPPYDLENPTSAKAKIIAQALEYNHILLQTDIALPLAIAPEKVQFGLDTLRQTLIERIADANNVQRNRQRLEAMKRGTSVKGQLNKAVKAGKKVAPSALKAATPKLAEMAIKQAVKKK, from the coding sequence ATGAAGAAAATTAGAAACCTATTTCGATTACTGGCGGTGCTATCGAGCGGCCGTTGGGGCATTGCCCTGATTTCGGCCATCTTCCCAAGCATTATCATGATGGGTTTTGGTGTCTTCTTGGCGATCAAATACGGTTACCTACTCGAAATGTCGATTGCCATTGCCGTGAGTACCTTGGTATTCACCATTCCTTTGTTTATTTCTAGCCGTTCTTCTCGCGATTCTTCAAGCCGCTCTTCAAGTACGGAGCCCTTCTCAAATAAAGAGAGCGACGGCCTTAGCGAAGATGCTTCTGAATCTGAATCACAACATAACAAAGCTGACATCAACGATGCATTGGTTAAGGCTTCGGCTGATTGGTCTCAAAAAGAACTGTCGATCTGGAATGATTCAAAACATCATGTACGCCAACAATTAATGGTCGACATAGAGTGGGGTAACCTAGACCAAACCGGTTTAGAGGTACTTGAATTCGTTGCGAAAAAGTTTGATAAAAAATCGCTCGATTTCTCGATTCCTGAAGGACTAAAGCTGTTCGAAGAGGTCAGCCGACGCTACAAAGTGGTAGTGCGAGAGCATATACCCGGCATTGAGTATCTCAAGGTTTCTTACATCAAAGCGGGCTACGAAGCCTATGATAAATATGGCGAGCTAGGGCAGAAGATCGTTAAGGCCGCTATTTGGGGGAATCACCTTAAAAACCTCTATTTGAACCCGCTAAAAGTGATTTCTGATTTAGGTCGAGAACAAGCGACGGCATCGATGACAAGAGGGGTGGTTGATGACATGCAATACGCCGCTAAACAAGCCTTGTTAGATGAAGTCGCTGCGGTGGCGATTGACCTCTATAGCGGACGTTTCAGCATTGAAGATGAAGCACTGAAAGCGTCCGATGTTTCTGAACTCGATGAACAACGCTTTGCTCCAGAGTTAGAGCCCGTGCGAATCGTGCTGGTGGGGCAAACCAGTTCTGGTAAATCTTCACTTATTAATGCACTCAAACAAGAGTTGGTTGCAGAAGTGGATGTGCTGCCATCAACGGACACTTCAACGGTTTACAACGCGTTTGTCGACGATAATGATGTTCGCGTTGTTGATCTCCAAGGGCTTGATGGCAATCCTAAAACCGAAGCCTTAATGCTGAAAGAGATGACCCAAGCCGACGTAGTGTTATGGGTGCTTAAAGCCAATCAATCTGCACGTGATTTGGATAAGCAGTTGAAAGATAGATTTGATGCTTTCTATGACGATCCTAAGAACATCTCACGTAAGAAACCGATTGTGGTGTCGGTTGTTAATCAGGTAGACCGATTAAAGCCTGTAGACGACTGGCAACCACCGTATGACTTAGAGAACCCAACATCGGCCAAAGCGAAGATCATTGCTCAAGCGCTCGAATACAATCATATATTGCTGCAAACCGATATCGCGTTACCGCTGGCGATTGCGCCAGAAAAGGTACAGTTTGGTTTAGATACTTTAAGGCAGACGTTGATCGAGCGTATCGCTGACGCAAATAACGTTCAGAGAAATCGCCAACGTTTAGAAGCCATGAAAAGAGGCACGTCGGTTAAAGGCCAACTGAATAAAGCGGTCAAGGCGGGTAAGAAGGTTGCCCCCAGTGCATTGAAAGCAGCGACGCCAAAACTGGCTGAAATGGCCATCAAGCAAGCTGTTAAGAAGAAGTAA
- a CDS encoding YcjF family protein has product MFDQIKDFINPSKNPDLTQAHEYQRQHLPTLWLLGKTGAGKSSFIQAVTGDSSVEVGNGFAPCTMTAMSYEFPQDKPVMRFLDTRGLSEANYDAKEDLEEIGQAGNALVVVMKADEPEQSSVLAALKQIKKQKKIKHLLLVHTAVLSSSEIDRARQVQFNTNQVEKAWGKEFESVAVDFETDDSSNNSGSIYNYNILLEKLTSILPVIGMMVQDKEHSTQEEANFDQVENEVLWYAGSAAASDLIPGVGLVSVPAIQAKMLHSLANQYGVEWNKRVFSELIGTLGSSFALQYGMKLGTRQLIKLIPVYGQTVGAMAAAAMSFGTSYGLGRAACFYFYHKNKGEEVSEQEMQKIYKESLKKGKAASGYEEN; this is encoded by the coding sequence ATGTTTGATCAAATAAAAGACTTCATTAATCCGAGCAAGAACCCAGATCTTACTCAGGCCCATGAATACCAGCGTCAGCATCTGCCGACATTGTGGCTCTTGGGAAAAACGGGGGCGGGCAAGTCATCGTTTATTCAGGCGGTGACTGGTGACTCGTCTGTAGAAGTGGGTAATGGTTTTGCGCCTTGTACCATGACGGCGATGTCTTATGAATTCCCACAAGACAAACCCGTGATGCGCTTTCTCGATACCAGAGGACTAAGCGAAGCGAATTACGATGCGAAAGAGGATCTGGAAGAGATTGGTCAGGCAGGTAATGCGTTAGTCGTTGTAATGAAAGCCGACGAACCTGAACAATCCTCAGTGCTTGCGGCTCTAAAGCAGATTAAGAAACAGAAGAAAATTAAACACTTGCTGCTTGTTCATACTGCAGTGTTGTCTTCCAGTGAAATAGATCGAGCAAGGCAGGTTCAGTTCAACACCAACCAAGTAGAGAAGGCTTGGGGTAAAGAGTTTGAATCCGTCGCGGTGGATTTCGAAACGGATGACTCGAGCAATAACAGTGGTTCAATTTACAACTATAACATCTTGTTAGAAAAGCTGACCAGTATTCTTCCGGTGATCGGAATGATGGTGCAAGACAAAGAGCACTCCACACAGGAAGAAGCCAACTTTGATCAAGTAGAAAACGAAGTGCTTTGGTATGCGGGAAGTGCGGCAGCGAGCGACCTGATTCCGGGTGTTGGTTTGGTGTCGGTACCTGCGATTCAAGCGAAAATGCTACATAGTTTAGCGAATCAATATGGGGTCGAGTGGAACAAGAGAGTCTTCAGTGAGCTGATAGGCACTCTGGGAAGCAGCTTTGCTTTGCAATACGGAATGAAACTGGGCACTCGACAGTTGATAAAGCTGATTCCAGTTTATGGTCAAACGGTAGGGGCGATGGCTGCAGCGGCAATGAGTTTCGGCACCTCTTATGGTTTAGGTCGCGCGGCTTGTTTTTACTTCTATCATAAGAACAAAGGCGAAGAAGTGTCTGAACAAGAGATGCAGAAGATCTACAAAGAATCCCTGAAAAAAGGAAAGGCGGCGTCGGGCTATGAAGAAAATTAG
- a CDS encoding peptide-methionine (S)-S-oxide reductase translates to MEQIYLAGGCLWGVQEFIKYVPGVISTEAGRANGSAQLTENGSTQNDYDGYAECVQIEFDPSITSVTILMEHLFEIIDPYSVNKQGVDVGEKYRTGVYSTNAAHLTEAKHYISSRDDADRIAVEVLPLTHYVASDDIHQHHLSHFPEDHHLCHIPWDLLHKYKSQ, encoded by the coding sequence ATGGAACAAATTTATTTAGCTGGCGGTTGCTTATGGGGCGTACAGGAATTTATTAAGTACGTTCCTGGTGTTATCAGCACAGAAGCAGGCCGTGCCAATGGAAGCGCCCAGCTAACAGAAAACGGGTCGACGCAAAACGATTACGATGGCTACGCAGAGTGCGTACAAATAGAGTTTGATCCAAGCATCACGTCAGTCACGATTTTGATGGAACACTTGTTTGAGATTATCGACCCTTACAGCGTGAATAAACAAGGTGTCGATGTCGGAGAGAAATACCGCACAGGCGTTTACAGCACCAACGCAGCACACTTAACAGAAGCTAAGCACTATATTTCTTCAAGAGATGATGCCGACCGTATCGCTGTTGAGGTGTTGCCGTTAACTCACTATGTCGCGAGCGACGACATCCACCAGCATCACTTAAGTCACTTCCCTGAAGATCACCACTTATGCCATATCCCTTGGGATCTGCTGCATAAGTATAAATCACAGTAG
- a CDS encoding polysaccharide lyase 6 family protein translates to MNKKLLSVSIISAFTLAFATGCTTQEKTAPVVSVAEQAAPAISEIDRSYLLSSDRLTEVDGDTLAVASEEQVAALKAQFENLKDGDEVVIPAGKYANLGQVTITANDITIKAEQAGSAWITGLIQFELKGDDITLDGLVFTEGGPNERFGAVRMMGNGNTLQNSTFYYFNHDYTYEPDERRSEYPKYLWVSLWGKDGKVINNRFEGKQKRGTLIGVQKDDTADNHLIANNIFMDQKPNQFNEFDIKEAIRYNGNSWEAIRIGDSKSSQWDSSSKFVNNLMIDMDGERELISIKSGDNTISGNTIFQSTALISLRHGKGNTVENNMILGNGKRLTGGVRIYDEDHVIRNNYIANTRGRDGLIEGNADLRGGIVINTGIIDVANGEQLDQSVKGKELNKQWTPKNITIENNSLVDTEWGIVYGNQSHRVSLFDNAEVEGIYAGVDVAFKHNVVDNSQSPEFISVRATQDFPLVGATYTDETYVGQVTDSELIEGYSVELPKVVVENGINAYQGEGADVSKLAVVTAETAGPDYVLENTTK, encoded by the coding sequence ATGAACAAAAAACTATTATCGGTAAGCATTATTAGCGCGTTCACGCTCGCTTTTGCAACTGGCTGTACAACACAAGAAAAAACAGCGCCCGTAGTCAGTGTCGCTGAACAAGCTGCGCCAGCTATTAGCGAAATCGACCGTAGTTACCTATTGAGCAGTGACCGCTTAACTGAGGTAGATGGCGACACTTTAGCCGTTGCTTCAGAAGAACAAGTGGCTGCGCTTAAAGCACAATTTGAAAACCTAAAAGATGGCGACGAAGTGGTGATCCCTGCCGGTAAATACGCGAACTTAGGTCAAGTGACTATTACGGCGAATGACATCACTATCAAGGCCGAGCAAGCAGGATCTGCGTGGATCACTGGTTTGATTCAGTTTGAACTGAAAGGTGATGACATCACGCTTGATGGCTTGGTATTTACTGAGGGCGGTCCTAACGAACGCTTTGGCGCAGTACGTATGATGGGTAATGGCAACACGCTGCAAAACTCAACATTCTACTACTTCAACCATGATTACACTTACGAGCCAGACGAGCGTCGTTCTGAGTATCCAAAGTACCTATGGGTTTCTCTATGGGGTAAAGATGGCAAAGTCATCAACAACCGTTTCGAAGGTAAGCAAAAACGCGGCACTTTGATTGGTGTGCAAAAAGATGACACGGCTGATAACCACCTGATCGCAAATAACATCTTCATGGATCAAAAGCCTAACCAGTTCAACGAATTCGACATCAAAGAAGCGATTCGTTACAACGGCAACAGTTGGGAAGCGATCCGTATCGGTGATTCTAAATCTTCACAGTGGGATTCAAGTTCTAAGTTCGTGAACAACCTAATGATCGATATGGATGGTGAGCGTGAGCTTATCTCGATTAAGTCGGGCGACAACACGATCTCAGGCAATACGATTTTCCAAAGCACAGCGCTTATTTCACTGCGTCACGGAAAAGGCAACACGGTTGAGAACAACATGATTCTAGGTAATGGAAAGCGCCTAACGGGCGGCGTCCGTATCTACGATGAAGATCATGTGATTCGTAACAACTACATTGCAAACACTCGAGGCCGCGATGGCTTGATTGAAGGCAACGCTGACCTACGTGGCGGCATTGTGATTAATACCGGCATCATCGACGTAGCGAATGGTGAGCAGCTAGATCAATCCGTGAAAGGCAAAGAGCTGAACAAGCAGTGGACGCCGAAAAACATCACCATCGAGAACAACTCTTTAGTCGATACTGAGTGGGGCATTGTTTACGGCAACCAAAGCCACCGTGTAAGTTTGTTTGACAACGCAGAAGTGGAAGGCATTTATGCGGGTGTTGATGTGGCGTTCAAACACAACGTGGTTGATAACTCGCAGTCACCTGAGTTTATAAGTGTACGTGCAACGCAAGACTTCCCGTTAGTTGGCGCAACCTACACAGACGAAACTTACGTAGGTCAAGTAACGGATTCTGAACTGATCGAAGGCTACTCGGTAGAGCTACCAAAAGTTGTTGTAGAAAACGGCATTAACGCTTATCAAGGTGAAGGTGCAGACGTGTCTAAACTTGCGGTTGTGACGGCTGAAACAGCGGGTCCAGACTACGTGCTTGAGAATACGACTAAGTAA